Proteins encoded together in one Temnothorax longispinosus isolate EJ_2023e chromosome 5, Tlon_JGU_v1, whole genome shotgun sequence window:
- the LOC139812765 gene encoding uncharacterized protein codes for MRVGMLPKNFQVCCQILNNVAKTSLPVLHFSKKVTRNGKFIEWPENEIRLTSEQYRKKLERCPKPSLAQLCCKKLFSKPEPKCKAITAGDDYIKARQSLKLHIKNLVKFVEDESQLIANDVKSRLDSSKAARATQLENLLKKTTRRLDELIKLDVSYGSWMRKETLMLNDEIRRSFDALERAIEPNVKRIAFMLNRLRSDVSTSVESAERNLVACRKYDVLLDFAKCTKEQSDEATKILDRMNEEARRKFEEIGKFRETVLRAHEIMAREAIEINRKKTADFSRYLEKCIVQLRKSGKWQKKKIKPQK; via the exons ATGCGAGTGGGTATGTTgccaaaaaattttcaagtgtGCTGTCAAATTCTGAACAATGTTGCGAAAACTTCATTGCCCGTCCTTCACTTCAGTAAGAAAGTGACACGAAATGGCAAGTTTATCGAGTGGCCAGAAAACGAAATTCGTTTAACCTCCGAACAGTACCGAAAGAAACTTGAACGATGTCCAAAACCATCTCTCGCACAACTCTGCTGTAAGAAGTTGTTTTCCAAGCCTGAGCCTAAA tgCAAAGCAATTACAGCCGGTGACGATTATATAAAGGCGCGACAATCCCTAAAGCTCCACATTAAAAATCTGGTAAAATTCGTGGAGGATGAATCGCAATTGATTGCAAACGATGTGAAGAGTCGTTTGGATAGCAGTAAGGCTGCTCGTGCAACTCAATTGGAGAATCTCCTCAAGAAGACGACGAGGAGGCTGGATGAACTGATCAAGCTGGACGTTTCTTACGGCAGCTGGATGCGAAAGGAGACGTTGATGCTCAACGACGAGATAAGACGATCTTTCGACGCTCTAGAACGAGCGATCGAGCCGAATGTGAAGCGCATAGCATTTATGCTGAATAGATTGCGAAGCGACGTGTCGACCTCCGTCGAGAGCGCGGAGAGAAATCTCGTTGCATGTCGTAAATATGATGTTCTTCTCGATTTCGCGAAATGTACGAAGGAACAATCGGACGAAGCGACGAAGATTCTCGATCGGATGAACGAGGAAGCGCGTCGCAAGTTCGAGGAGATCGGCAAGTTTCGCGAGACGGTCCTGAGAGCGCACGAGATAATGGCGCGGGAAGCGATAGAGATAAACCGTAAAAAAACAGCCGATTTCTCGAGATACCTGGAGAAATGTATCGTCCAGCTGAGAAAGTCGGGCAAGtggcagaaaaaaaagataaaacctCAGAAATAA